In the genome of Pelmatolapia mariae isolate MD_Pm_ZW linkage group LG4, Pm_UMD_F_2, whole genome shotgun sequence, the window GTTTGCAGTTCCTGACTGCAGTCATATATTAAGGGAATATTTAAGAGAGGGCTCAATCTTCTCACCTCTCTCTCATTGAGCTTCCACAGTATTGCAATCAAATGTCATTTTGAGTACAGATTATTAGTTGTTGCCAGGAAAATTGCTTCTGATATGTTATTAGTGTGCAGTAAGGTTTGAACATGCAGGATCCACGGCTCAGCAGTCGCTGACTGGAGCTTCCATTCAAGGGTTTAAACTGTACTAAATGTAGTTAAACAGTTACCCTTAAAATATGCggcaaatttatttaaaatttagaCAAGGATTTGAATTCCCTTTTCTTGAGGACAAAATGActtgctgttcaaaccttctgtttacgaggggcagccaatcagaagacgGCTAGGTTAAAGGGAAGGGGGCAGACACAGGATTAAGTGAGGGTCTGCACCAAGATCCATCATAGgttaaataaggattattttaaactgtgacCCATACTAAGCTACTCTAGTAGAGCCCGAGATTAAAAacatggagctggaaatgaccATAATAGGTCTGCTTTGAGTAATCTAAACAACAAAACTGAGTTACTATAAAAAACCAAGCTTCAGGCAGTGGATATTTGCCCTAATATTTCTACTTATAATAGTCTATTTTTAATATGTTACGAATATTACAAATTAGGAGCAGTAGTAGTAACAAGCACCAGTAGCAGTGTGCTTGCAATACCAGTTGGAGtaatctttttgtttgtgttattcAGTTTTGGGTCTCCATATTTCCAGGAATAAACTGAACAAATGTACCGTTTTGGATTCTCTGGCACTGAAAtaataaaactaaagaaaagaaactaaATCACTGAACACTGGAACATTTTTTGTTAACTTCTAACTTTTTAAagccaaaaaaattaaaagacttTAGAGTTTAAAGCATCAAATCCATTTAACCTTCCATCCACTTCATGTGTTTATGATGTGGAAAGCAAATCTTCCTCTCTCTTTGTGTCCTGGCAGCCTGGGAACTATCAGCGCACTGTGAAGCGAACAGAAGATGCTTTCCAGGCCTGTAATGACATAGTGGCGTGTTTCCAAGAGAGAGCGCGCGTGGAGAGGCAGTACGCCCAGCAGCTCAGTGAATGGAGCAACAAGTGGAAGCCGGTGGTGGACTCTAGTAAGATCAGTAACCTCAACACATATGATGAATGTGGAAATGATATTATTTCAAAATCCTGTCCCAATTATTACTGAAATACAGAAGTAATTTTAATGGTGTGtcatcttcttctcctcctccctccctcagGTCCTCTATATGGCTCTCTTATGAAGGCTTGGCAGTGTTTTCTGTCCTCCGCCGACAGGCTTGCCGCCCTACACGCCACCATCTGTCGCTCCCTGGTGTCGGAGGATGGGGACCGGGTTAGGACCTGGCAGAAGGACACCTTCCACAAGAAGTTATTTGGGGGTTTCAAGGAGTCCCACGACACTGAGACGGGGTTTGCACGTGCTCAGAAGCCGTGGGCCAAACGACTTAAAAAGGTCAGATTTTTTTCCAGATTTGTTTATGGTAGTTACACATCGTCATATTAATTAAAAGCTTTTGTCTGATCTCAGTCACTGAGCTGCGTACAAAGATATAAAATGCCACATTAAAGTTAGTTTAGTATGTTGTGAAGCAATAAATTACATACTAAGGCAGCCACTAAAGTACTGTTTGTCTTGGCGCTTGTGTAACAAACACAGTGTGATGTGTGTCTTGGCAGCTGTTATTTGTCACACTGCTTTGATAGGGATAATCTTTGAACAATATgttcttattattcttttttctgCACACATGCTTTTTGCCTCTATGAGCACTTTGTTTTAGAAGCAGTTTCAAAacgtacagtattattttacatttaattaaGCTCTTCCCAAATTCagtcttaaaaaataaagaatttgtttttactgatatgtaaattaacaataaacttgcAGCCTGGAGGCTTTTGAACACCGCTTCCATCTTACTCACTGCATGACATTGTTACTCAATCAACATTTTGACCACCCAATTTCTCATTTAATGAAATCTTTAATGAAATAAGCTTCACCGATGCAATATTTTACTTCCTGAttttgagagaaaaaagtggagtGTAGTTCTTGCGCTCCAGCAGCAGTACACCTGTTCCTAAAGAGAAACGTAgctaataattttttttgcaatttattttagtttttctaGTGGTTAAAACTCCAAAGTGATCAGAGAGGTTGAagtcatgtgtttttgttttagattCTAAAGATTTAGCAAACACATTAGCTTCATTTATCAGACCTGAGAGGCTACACACATGTTTAATTAGCATTGCAACCACtgataatatataaaatgaggATGTAGCCATCTTGACATTACACATTGGTTTTGGACTCTGCATTTTGAAGCCATAATGTCAGCTGCCATGTTGTTGTTGCACTTTATATGAGTAAAAGGGTGCTAAGTAATTAGCGAACGCTAGCATATTTGGTTAGCAAGTTGCATTCATAAACTGATCAACTACCCAGGTGCAACACACACTATTAgttgaacattttaacatggaagtCTGTGGAGATTCACTCACTCTTGtgaagccagcctcaagtggtcacCAGAGGAACTACAGTTTTTGCTACTTCCTGCTTAACTTCATTTTGCTTAGCTTCTCTGGAGGTTTATTCTGGAGTCTAACTTAGTGCTAGTGGAGTCCATGTAAAGTCTCTGTAACCACTAGAGGGCATCAatacatcttttatatacagtccatGGCTTCACAACTCCACTCCAGACAGCTCTGGTCATCATGACATTTTAATGTTCGCTTCTGGGAGCCTTTTCTCTGTGACATTCCCAAGCCTTATTTTGCGCCAGTGCCAGAAACCCAGTTCTCAAGAGTGTTTGTGTTCTGATGCAATGAGCCACTTGAATCTGTACCTTACTGTGAAATGAGAGCAGCAAGGGACATGCatcaaaaatataaatttgCCTCAAAAGACGAGCCCTTAGGGGATCAATTTTTCATATGTACTAGAAGTGACTGTGGCATCGCAGATGGTTTCTCATTAAGTAAATGGCCTCAAttcaaatactatatttagaaAACAGGAAGCTAATGCACTGCTATTTCAAAATGAATTTATTCAGTAATGTGCTTTTCAGAGTCAGGTGCATCTTAGCTTAAGTGCCTCTGAAATGCCTGTAAGTGAATTGTATGATTCCTGGTGTTAGTGTAATCGGTGTATTTCTATCCTTGTCTATTGTGCATTGACTCCATATAGTCAGTCTGTGCTTTGGTTTGCATCCACAGCTGGATAAAGCAAGAAGAGCATACCATAAAGTGAGCCGTAAAGAGCAGGTAGCCAGAGAGCGAGAGGCACACGCTCAGGGAAACCCGGACGTCTCcatagacaaacagaagaagatccaggaggagagagaagtgGCTCAACAGGAGGCCGAGAAGGTGCACATCACATGTCACTGTACTGTCCACTGTGGAGTTTCTGGCCTCggagcattttttaaaaaaaaatcattgcataattaataattaattaaaacaggTGAAGCATGAAGGATGAGTTACGGAATCTTACTTTGGAATCTGAGTAGATCCGTACCTTACCACTGATGCTCCGTGGAAGGGTGCCTGTTACAATCCTGGTTTACCAGGAGAAAAGGGAGTGACATTAATAAACCACAGGGAAAAGGTTTAGTGACTGTTAAGTAGTTTATTGTGTTCCTTTATGGTTTTAAACTAATAAATCAGAGGTGTAAAGCATGTGGATGCACCTCCACATGCTAAGTATGTGATATCAGTATTCTAGttaacaaaagcaaagaaattAATTACACGTCTTACTAGCCTGTCCAAAGCAAACGTTAGAGAGAAAAGAAGGACCCTTATTACTAGTATCTCTAATAAAAGGAATCTAACTGTGTGGTGAACAATAATACAAGTACTGTTACCTTTCCTAATTTACAAATTCCCCAAATGGAGAGCAAAAGAAGCAGGTTAATGAATCAGAACCTAGCAGGCGTAAACCCTTCACTATAAATTACGTGACCAAAGTACAAGTAACCATTCCAAACATGGAAAAGACTGCTCCCTGGCCTGACAGCCCCTTTTAAAGCAGCTGCAATAATTAGCCCCGCTGTGGTTGGAGTATGGCGCCAGATGAATCAAAGTGGCAGCAGGTAAAACACAGAAGGAGCAAACAATTGAGGAAGGCAGGATGACGGACAGGTGCCAGCACCAATCAGCAGCATAGTTAGTCTCCAGAGTAGCGCAGACAACAGTCAAATTATACAAACGGGACAGAGTGGAGCGACCAAGGAGTGCAAGAGTGCTGGAAATGTTTCATGTGGTTTAAATCAATCGTCTTCATATCCTCTCACAAGTTTATGACGTGGTTTCTGCTGTTGTACTGTGAATAATGTCTACTTCACAGGAAACCTTTAATGTCAGCACTGGGCATGGGTGAAGTGTTATATCAAGTTAAAATTCATTACCAGTTATGTGGACTGTATAGTCTATGGGAGGTTAAATGTTGCAattttttgctttgttaatatttttaatatttttatatcaGTTAATCTCCTGACTGAACCTGGTGAAATCATTTTGAAGTGGTTTTGTTTATCTTGGCGAGCTAGCTTCAGTTTatcaaagggttttttttagaagACTGTTTTCCCAGAGTTCTTTGTTTCGCATGTTTTTAGTGGGATGAAAAGTTTTGTGTAAGACATTCGACACACATTTAatacaatttttgttttgcttttttgataGTTAGATTTCCACCGCTCAAGTTTTATTTGCCAATTTGGTTTGAAATACTTTCAGGTCCGTGCCCGCTACGAGAAGGTCCTGGAGGAGGTGAACAACTATGCTCCTCGCTACATGGAGGAGATGGAGTCCGTCTTTGACCAATCACAGGAGGAGGAGCGCAAGAGGATTGTATTTCTCAAACAGGCTTTCCTCTCCATCCACAAACACCTGGACATTACCAACAATGAGAGGTGAAGCACGGTGCTTTGTACGTGTGTGGTGTTGAGAAAAggtgctgctgccgctgctgatTAGAAGATTGATGTATTTGATTAAACAAGTAGCACAGATTTGTGTTATGTGTGAACCCTGCAGCTTGTGTCGGGCTGTCTTTAGAGTTAAGTATGTTGAAATCAATAATTTGACTTAATTTACCTCTAATTAAAAGCTATACCACTACATATTAGCACATCACCGACTCTCTTCTACTCTAATAAAGGAAATACTGGATACGATGGCAACTTAATTACTTTATAAAAATGAGCCAAAGCCACAGGGAGAGGAGAGAAATTATATACACTATTAATCTGCTTAATTTGGGGGGAACACTTAACTTAAAGTGTCCTGGATTGCAGTGCAAGTGGATTAAGTATGTTTTTAATTATATAATCATCAGTATCCAGAGTACACATAAAATTTGTAACATATATTCCAGATCATTGGGTTTCTTATAGCATGGTGTTTATTAAGTACTATGAGGCATACTATACCTAAAGGACACAGGGTATTTCCAGCAGTGTGAACCTCTCTGAAGCTAAATGTGAGAAAAGAGCTGTGGAAAATATCCAAAATTCACATGAGACAGCATGACTGTTTTTGATAAGTAGGATTATTAGAGAAGATATAACCTTTTCCAGCAAAATTTTAGGAACGGATCAGCATAGATTAAAATCAAATTTGAGATTTTCGTGTTTATCTCTCGGCATTTAGTGTGCAGGCCGTGTACAATGAGCTCCACAACACACTGATGGCCATCGATGAGCAAGAGGACCTTCGCTGGTGGAAAAACACCCACGGCCCGGGCATGCCAACTGACTGGCCTCACTTCCAGGTATTTCCCTTTATTTTCCAGCATTTTAAGTTTAACTCTGTGCACTTTATTTATGTTACTTTTATTCCAATGGTTTTTCAGGAATGGACAcctgaaaagaaaagcaaaaaagggaaaaaagaagtggaaaaaTCAGGAACAATAGAGAAGAGGTGAGGATATTATTCCGAACGGGAACTGTTAACGTTGTCTAGCTTTTTTCGAAGCAAACAAAGATTaatctcttctcttttttccacTGACAGCGTGATGATCGGGGGAGTGAGAGTAAGAGCTCTGTATGATTACGTCGGCCAGGAGACAGATGAGCTGTCCTTTAAAGCAGGTAAACACCGTCCACTGCAAGATGAATGACGTCACTGTGAACTCAGCCGCTTCTCTGTATATTCATATTTTGAAGCCTCAGCCTTGGCTTTAAGGCTGTAGTCATGTTTTTGGAGCCAGAATGTGGACCATATTTGGAGGAGAGGGCGCAGGGCTCACATAAACACTTTCCTGCCGAGTGTATGGGCTCAGTCACACATTCTGGCTCACACTGAATACAAAATTAAGTCCATACCATATTTCAAAGTGGAGGATTAGCTGTCATATGAAACCACACACTCATTGGCTCGCAAACTTTCAATTCCAATGGGGTAGCCAGTCAGAACTGACCCTCTTTGTTAGGTTTTTGCATCCTATAAGGTCAACAGCAGAAATGCTTTTCTCAGTGACCTGAAGCTGTCATTCAAAGAGGCCACACTGCTACATTAGTGTCGAGTCAAGTCATTCATTTGTActgtacattaaaaaataacCGTTAACAATCCAAGTATACAAAAGTATATGAAATATACAGAGACCAGCAGTGCCGACGTATTTTGGTCTCAGTGTTTTAAGTTGATTTTAAGTTTTTAGAttctttttctcacagtttttgaTTATTGTTGGGTTCCTGTTTCACGTCTTTATTATCCTAGTATAGTGCACCTTATTTTCTTTGGTTCCTGTTTCTAGTTCACGATTATTCTAGTAATGAGTttcagtgttgttttgtttcatgtCTTGGTTGCTATTCGTTGCAGTTATACTTTGCAGTTCCTTCCTCTATCTCATCTTTCTGTTAGTGTCTGCACCACATTTTTCAGGTCTGGTGTGATTTTAATGTGTCTtttggttgttttctttttatatgttgAAGGCTGTGTTCCTTTCATGCCTTgcattatttttactttttcctttAGTGATTCTTTTCATCTGTGTCTCAATCCCTAGggtcttgctctttttttttgttgttactcTATAAGTTTTCCCAGATTATTTGATAGCTTTTGTACATTTTGATTAGTTGTCCTTATTTACCCATCTTGCCTTTTCTGGACTTTAGTATATCAGCTTGAAAATAAAGCTAGAAACATATATAATGTATCGATTGCAACTTTATCAGAGAATCTTTGGGTATTAGCTTTTGAAGGCTGCCTCAAGTGGCCGTTAGAGAAACTGCACTTTGGTGCCTTACTTGCTGAAAGCACCCCTATACAGCTTTATTTCAAATGTACTACGACTATTATTACATGAAATTACTAAGCAGAATGGTTTGAATCATTGATTTTacagttaaataaaatatacgtTTGAGCTGTTATAGGCTCTTTTTTATGGTTGCTGGCCTGACAAAACAAATATAAGGGTTATAAGGCTTCGCTCACCCCAACTGTTTGCAgaagatggccgcccctccctgagcctggttctgccggaggtttcttcctgttaaaaaggagtttttccttcccactgttgccaaagtgctcatagggggtcatatgattgttgggtttttcctctgtatgtgttattgtagggtctaccttacaatataaagcaccttgaggtgactgttgtgatttggcgctatataaataaaattgaattgaatagatgtTTGAAAAATTGTTgtaatagttttaaaaaacaaatacagaaattaATTTTCTCTTCTTCCCTCCAGGTGAAGAGTTTCTAAAGATCGAGGATGAGGATGACCAAGGATGGTGTCGAGGGAAGAAGGATGATGGGTGGGAGGGGCTTTACCCAGCCAACTACGTGGAGGTGGTGTAGTTACCTGAATGTGAAAGATCTTTGTTATGTCAAATACCACATGACAGCCTGAGTAAATATATAAAcatctaaaaacacaaaatcagtGCTGTAAAAGTCCACATAAAGTAGCTGTTAGCCAAAGAAGCGTGTCAGCACAAGGCGATGGAAATTTTGGCATACAGAGATTTTTAAAAGTGCCCAGGTTTGTAATCTCTTGAAGGACTTTTGATATATGTTTTAATATACACACTATGCATAGACCACTTGTATTGAAgccatataaataaacaatactttaatgtaaagaaagaaataacatGATGGAGTATAACGGTACACAGTTATTTGGTGCTGGAGTCAGTGGTGTAGCCAGAAAATTTTAAAGGGGTGGCCAAGCTAAGACCATTACATCCATCGTCacatggatttttatttttcctgcatGGAAAATCACTGCAGGTCAGAGAATGTAGGAGTATGTTTGTACATAGCCCTTTAATAGGTGTCATTATTGGTTATGTGGGGTGGCCACAGGGCTAGTCTACAGCAGCCATCTCCTGCCACCCCTTGGCTTATCCCCTGAATAAAATGTGTGTGGGACTGCTATTTTCTTTAAGCTGTTTTTTAAGCCTCATGCTTTTAAAATGCTCACAAAGCCTCACAATATATGAAGAAAGCGTTGCTAAAACTGTGATTATAATTATTCCGAAGCAGCCGTACAGTTGGAGTCAGCCTAATAGATGCAGAAAGCCATGTCGACTGTAttcctcttctgtttttgtgGTTTAAAGGAACAGAAAGTCATTAGGGATCCTGTATAACCCTCAGTTAGCCCACAGTGAAGCTGTGTTACCCACACCAGCATCAACTCACACCCCACAAAGTCCAATGCTGTCTTAGTTCGTACCGAGTTGACTTAAATCAGCTTTCATCACTATTTTCCTATTAAGAATTTATTGCTTGACTATTTGTATGTGATAGAGATTGAACCCAGTGGCAAACCCAGAAGAGAATCCAGAGAATATTCTCTGAATATTTCAGCTCACTGGTTTTATTCTTTCGGGCTTACAGCTTTACAGTTTTGGTTCACTCTTACTCAAGCTGAGAAAATGCTCTTAAAATCCACTGAATGTGACCTTAGCAGCACCAGCACCAGCTAcagcagacaaacaaacacatttagcAGCTAAATCACCAAATATTTCCAACAAGGCTAAAAACACAactaaatgtttttatattgctTCAAATTTGTTTATCAATTTGCAGCTGTTCATCATTTTGAAATTCTTATTGCTTGTCCTTTTCTGCCCAGCCTCTGCATCAGTGAGGGAAGTGCTTGCAATCAGGGTTGCCATATACTCTTTGTGAAGGCAACACGATCATCACTAGTTTGTTTCCACTGACCCCAATCAGTCAGTCCAAGTTTAACACCCTGCGCTGGAATGACACTGCAGTTTAAGAAACAGTTTATGGTGTAATATTTCTTCACCAGTACTGTACCTGCTAAACTGAACCAGTAACTGttagaggtctgttaacacgtattacattaaaaacaagcaggtaTATTAAAGTGCAGGTTATTATAAACACACTTATTCTTCACGCCTTCTTACAAAATACGATGAAGgctgaaaaacagatttaataACACGCTGACATAAACAATAAAACTTCCTACCTTGTTAGCATCCATTGCATTATATTCTTACACACTCACTAAATTTTGTATTCCTACGCTTTGTTATTCATTACCACTCACACAGCATATAAACAGGACAGCTTTACAGTCATTAGAAGCCATATTTTGGGATAGTGGGTCAGCCAGTGGCTTGTGGGCTTTCACAGAAGACATGATAAGTGTTGCACTCATTGTGCAAGGCTGGGCCCGAGCTATTTTAGCAACTAAAATGTCTGAGTGGGGTTATTTAATACCCCGTTATATTTATTCAGGACTACTTCGTTTCTATTTGTGTTTGTTATACCTACTTATTCCTCTACCTGTGATAGATTTTCCAGTGTTAACACGAGCTGTTTTCAATGTCACTTTGGGCATTAAGTACCTGCGAAGAACATTGCAATatagatttaaataaaaacctgcaatgttaaaaaaaatcatacatggATTGCAGGGATCATACATATGACTTCGCACAACTATCAGTTACCCCTTGCACATCAATGTGCCACCTCATGTAAAACACCATAAAAACTGTGGGAAAGGTTCAGTTCAGCTTTATCATAtatcgccaaatcacaacaaattcccctttttattttgtaagataaagacccaaCTATGGTACAGAGGTGAAAGTTCATTATAGGAAACATTTTAGCAGATAAATATACACAACTTCAAACAGATACAAATGTAAAGATCTGTAGAGCAATTGAGATAACAGAAAACTGCCCAACTAGCTGTGTGACCCAACCTGCATACAAGAAGTAAATCTGTTTCCAAGAAAGCATTTTTCACCTCACCTGCCTGCTGCTGGCTGGCTGTCTCATTTTTAAGTTCAAATTTGTTCAACTCTGCAGCACAAGTAATTGA includes:
- the si:ch211-51c14.1 gene encoding protein kinase C and casein kinase substrate in neurons protein 3, yielding MSTLPSENSLEDAYNRSFWMPGNYQRTVKRTEDAFQACNDIVACFQERARVERQYAQQLSEWSNKWKPVVDSSPLYGSLMKAWQCFLSSADRLAALHATICRSLVSEDGDRVRTWQKDTFHKKLFGGFKESHDTETGFARAQKPWAKRLKKLDKARRAYHKVSRKEQVAREREAHAQGNPDVSIDKQKKIQEEREVAQQEAEKVRARYEKVLEEVNNYAPRYMEEMESVFDQSQEEERKRIVFLKQAFLSIHKHLDITNNESVQAVYNELHNTLMAIDEQEDLRWWKNTHGPGMPTDWPHFQEWTPEKKSKKGKKEVEKSGTIEKSVMIGGVRVRALYDYVGQETDELSFKAGEEFLKIEDEDDQGWCRGKKDDGWEGLYPANYVEVV